The nucleotide sequence CCAGCCCAGACACCATGGGCGCCCCCTCCTCGCGAGGCGCGGCGGCCACCAGCGCGGCGTCGCCGAGCACCACCAGCCCGGCCCAGGCCGCGGGTGGAAGACCCGAGTCGATGGCCTCGAGCTGTGCGGCCCGCAGCGCCGCGGAGACACTCAAGCCCCTGGCCAGGTGCCGGTAGAAATGCTCCACCAGGTCCGCCGCTTCCTCGTCGCGCAACGGCCACAAGCTGGCCACCACCGCGCTCGTTCCCGCCTCGAAGAACGCCCGCGCGAGGCTCAGGACGCCCTCTCCCGGCAGCACCGCTCCGGAGGCGCTGCGGCACGCGGACAGCACCACCAGCGCGCCATCGAGATGCAGCTGGATGATTTCGCGCGGCTGGAGAATGCCGTCCTCGTCCTCCGCGCCCGGGGCGAGCACGAGCGCGGAGCGCTCCGGCGCTTCGGCGTCCACCACGGCGTGCGCCGCCATGTGCAGCACCCGGACATGAGACAGGTCCGCGCTCTTGAGCGCGCGCTCAGAGGCTTCCGTGCCCACCAACAGCCGGGGGACGACGCGGGTGTTTCGAAGCTCCCGCTCCACCCCGAGCCCTTCGCGACGAGCCTCGGGCAGCGCGCCGAGCTGCGCGGCCTCGTCGAAGATTCCAGCCCGAGAGCGCGCCACAGGCCGCGCCCCTCCCTGTCCCAGGCCCCACTCAGGGTCCGCCAGCACCAGCGCCTCACCGACAGGCGTGAACGGGGCCTCCCCGTGCCAGTGCCGCCACAAGCTCGCCGAGGGCACCAGGGCCAGTTCGTAGCGAGCGACCAGGGGTGGCCCATCCCGACGCTCCCGCAGCGCGGCGAAGGGCAGGTCATGCAGCGGCCCGTCCGGAACCAACAGCAGCCGCCGAACCGTGGGTGGCAACCCCGCGAGCGCCGGGCCGAGCAGCTGCGCATACAGCGCCACCGCCGCGCCGCGCTCGGAGTCATCCCGGCGCTCGACGAGCCCGGAGAACAACGTGGCCGCCGCCGCGAGCCGCGTGCGCTCGGGGATGCGATGGACGTGGGTTCCCACCCGTGTCACCACGAACAGCCACGCCCCCCCCGCCGACGTTCCGGAGAGGTCCTCGTCGTCCCCCACGAGGAAGACCAGCAGCGCTTCGTCCTCCTTCAGCCCCGACTCCACGGACGCCAGTGAGGCGAACTCCTGCACACGCTTGTGAGGCGCTGGGCGCAGGTCCCGCTCGCGGTGCTCCAACGCCTGGAGTTCATTCAGGGCCGCCTCGCGTCCAGCGCTCGTCAGCGACGGGTCCAAGAGCTGGCGTTGGACCCCCACCAGCCGCGATTGCACCTCACTTCGCTGCGCCCGGCGCTCGGGCGTGTCCGCGGAGTCCGCGCGTGCTCGGAAGGCGACCAGGGCATCGAGCAGCGTCCTCGCCCGGAGCCGTTCGCTCACGGCGAAGGCCCGCGACACAGCCTCCCTGAAGGGAAGCGTGGCGGGCTTGCCCGTCGCCCCGCCAGCCTCCAATGTCCACCCCGCGAGCCGGTGGTAGTCGCGGGCCCACGTCGCGAACAGCTCCGCCTGGCTGGAGG is from Myxococcus virescens and encodes:
- a CDS encoding CHAT domain-containing protein, which translates into the protein MGAILSVCPALAFSAASGRPQPPSLESCRARFASQPEGREAAMCFYQCAQVTSARDAVVRELTALMERHPEHGWLPLVLGHVGMLSSGKEAEGPYLRAAQTFRRLQDAEGEVLAAINLRAILLAQGRTEEAWDWTRRVVEVASASGRPELHARALIVEASQLYEVELDLGRAFRVLKRAEPLVFPDGAEGLKKQYLSVMSTVSERLGRLEEASDVNARLVELTRSTGDLFLEAHARFTLANVALRRLERDHVPADRARALELARQAVAAAERAGNPTLVARAVRLTADLLGDTPEERREADALLERCMALAESLDSDERRLACLWTRAERRAGVDPAGAIQDSEASLRLVSEGSDPLFHALALRGRSTVAYRTQPLPQALAHAERALDALEALRQTQSDASSQAELFATWARDYHRLAGWTLEAGGATGKPATLPFREAVSRAFAVSERLRARTLLDALVAFRARADSADTPERRAQRSEVQSRLVGVQRQLLDPSLTSAGREAALNELQALEHRERDLRPAPHKRVQEFASLASVESGLKEDEALLVFLVGDDEDLSGTSAGGAWLFVVTRVGTHVHRIPERTRLAAAATLFSGLVERRDDSERGAAVALYAQLLGPALAGLPPTVRRLLLVPDGPLHDLPFAALRERRDGPPLVARYELALVPSASLWRHWHGEAPFTPVGEALVLADPEWGLGQGGARPVARSRAGIFDEAAQLGALPEARREGLGVERELRNTRVVPRLLVGTEASERALKSADLSHVRVLHMAAHAVVDAEAPERSALVLAPGAEDEDGILQPREIIQLHLDGALVVLSACRSASGAVLPGEGVLSLARAFFEAGTSAVVASLWPLRDEEAADLVEHFYRHLARGLSVSAALRAAQLEAIDSGLPPAAWAGLVVLGDAALVAAAPREEGAPMVSGLAGALGIAAALLGLLALRRGGRSSTERSTPVRRAGDARGHRFSGR